One window of bacterium genomic DNA carries:
- a CDS encoding SpoIID/LytB domain-containing protein, with the protein MRYRLLLALLLLSAAVLGGGCAARNRGPTAAVPGDARPESGRRASTVSDPLLLRIGLVNRAEAVTLNLDGDCLLLSGAERQRRERLPAGSTLRVESGSGVLLWRAGRRTGRSVDHLFVSPVDPATTVTWQETPYPGELRVDAGDGGLTLVNVVELETYLRGVVPWEIGRPGREAQAALAAQAVAARTYSVSHLGEREQLGFDMWAGVTDQVYRGLHGTDAQCDRAIAMTAGLVLRHDGREIEAYYCSTCGGTTSSVHEVWPRPARPYLVSHADADDLGEPLCAGSPHFVWSTAWSAGDLQRTLQTTLPEYLAWVAASPARGRWTGEVFRPVRAGADGNSPGRLLDLSIEQRTVSGRIARLSIATEAGVYTVRGDRVRWVLVPAEGRFSILKSAAFALDLERDGAGNLVRVTATGRGFGHGIGMCQTGALAMARRGHGYQRILSHYYPGARLERMWSR; encoded by the coding sequence ATGCGTTACCGTCTTCTTCTCGCGCTCCTGCTCCTGTCGGCGGCAGTACTGGGCGGCGGTTGCGCGGCCCGTAACCGCGGACCGACCGCCGCCGTCCCCGGTGACGCGCGCCCGGAATCGGGCCGCCGCGCGTCGACCGTCTCCGATCCCCTCCTGCTGCGTATCGGTCTGGTGAACCGAGCCGAGGCGGTGACCCTGAACCTCGACGGCGATTGTCTGCTGTTGTCCGGGGCGGAACGTCAACGCCGCGAGCGCCTGCCCGCCGGCAGCACCCTGCGCGTCGAGTCCGGCTCCGGGGTCCTGCTCTGGCGGGCCGGACGCCGGACGGGACGCAGCGTCGATCATCTCTTCGTCAGCCCCGTCGATCCCGCCACGACCGTCACCTGGCAGGAGACGCCCTATCCCGGGGAGTTGCGCGTGGACGCCGGCGACGGCGGCCTCACGCTGGTCAACGTCGTGGAGCTGGAGACCTACCTGCGCGGCGTTGTGCCGTGGGAGATCGGACGCCCGGGGCGCGAGGCCCAGGCCGCCCTGGCCGCCCAGGCGGTCGCGGCCCGGACCTACAGCGTCTCCCACCTGGGCGAGCGCGAGCAGCTCGGTTTCGACATGTGGGCCGGCGTTACCGATCAGGTCTATCGCGGGCTGCACGGGACAGATGCGCAGTGCGACCGCGCCATCGCCATGACGGCCGGGCTGGTCCTGCGCCACGACGGACGCGAGATCGAGGCCTACTACTGCTCCACCTGCGGCGGCACCACGAGCAGCGTGCACGAGGTCTGGCCGCGCCCCGCGCGGCCGTACCTGGTGAGCCATGCCGACGCCGACGACCTCGGCGAGCCCTTATGCGCCGGCTCACCCCATTTCGTCTGGTCCACGGCCTGGTCGGCCGGCGACCTGCAGCGCACCCTGCAGACGACCCTGCCGGAGTACCTCGCCTGGGTCGCCGCCTCCCCGGCGCGCGGACGCTGGACAGGGGAGGTCTTCCGGCCCGTCCGCGCCGGCGCCGACGGCAACTCGCCGGGCCGCCTGCTCGATCTGAGCATCGAGCAGCGCACCGTCTCCGGGCGGATCGCAAGGCTGTCGATCGCCACCGAGGCCGGCGTCTATACGGTGAGGGGGGACCGGGTGCGGTGGGTGCTCGTCCCCGCGGAGGGCCGTTTTTCGATCCTCAAGAGCGCAGCCTTCGCCCTGGACCTGGAGCGCGACGGCGCCGGAAACCTGGTGCGCGTGACAGCGACCGGACGGGGGTTCGGCCACGGCATCGGCATGTGCCAGACGGGCGCGCTGGCCATGGCCCGTCGGGGCCACGGCTACCAGCGGATCCTGTCCCACTATTATCCCGGGGCGCGGCTGGAACGGATGTGGTCGCGGTGA
- the mltG gene encoding endolytic transglycosylase MltG, with protein sequence MKRGRVRTTAIAVAAATVVALAAEAWIFWTTPPTDAGHETIVEVPRGATLRAVADSLVAHDLLRHRMVFVWGARLTGRDRAIRAGRYAVPRDLSPRDLLGLLVTGRTVPVRVTILEGETASAIAAGLAAAFPWSAAEFLSAADSLAGLVMVQAPLPLDAAAAGDYAETLRRERERTGRAFPLCEGYLFPETYHFAEGVDAAQVAAVVLEHGLSRWRLLLDDAPPRRDDALQGLHEILTLASIVEAETPRAEEMPRVAAVYLNRLADGIPLEADPTVAHALDKRGERILYADLEVDSAFNTYRRAGLPPGPIGSPGPAALRAVLEPASGFDALFFVADGSGGHVFSRTLEEHREAVRRYRSLRAPRQRR encoded by the coding sequence GTGAAACGCGGCCGCGTCCGGACGACGGCGATCGCCGTGGCGGCCGCGACGGTCGTCGCCCTGGCCGCTGAGGCCTGGATCTTCTGGACGACGCCGCCCACCGACGCCGGGCACGAGACGATCGTGGAGGTCCCCCGTGGCGCGACGTTGCGCGCTGTGGCCGACTCGCTCGTCGCCCACGACCTGCTGAGGCACCGGATGGTTTTCGTCTGGGGAGCCCGGCTGACCGGCCGCGACCGTGCGATCCGCGCCGGGCGCTACGCCGTGCCACGCGACCTGTCGCCGCGGGACCTGCTCGGGCTGTTGGTGACGGGGCGGACCGTACCCGTGCGGGTGACGATCCTCGAGGGGGAGACCGCCTCGGCCATCGCCGCAGGGCTCGCTGCGGCGTTTCCCTGGTCCGCGGCGGAATTTCTGTCCGCGGCGGACAGTCTCGCCGGCCTGGTCATGGTGCAAGCGCCCCTGCCCCTGGACGCGGCCGCCGCCGGCGACTATGCGGAAACGCTGCGACGGGAGAGGGAACGCACGGGCCGGGCCTTCCCCCTCTGCGAGGGATACCTGTTCCCCGAGACGTATCACTTCGCCGAGGGCGTCGACGCCGCCCAGGTGGCCGCCGTGGTGCTCGAGCACGGCCTCTCCCGCTGGCGGCTGCTCCTCGACGACGCGCCGCCCCGGCGCGACGACGCGCTCCAGGGTCTGCACGAGATCCTCACGCTCGCCTCGATCGTCGAGGCCGAGACGCCGCGTGCGGAGGAGATGCCGCGCGTGGCCGCCGTCTACCTCAATCGCCTGGCGGACGGGATCCCGCTGGAGGCCGATCCGACCGTGGCCCACGCCCTGGACAAGCGGGGCGAGCGGATCCTCTATGCAGACCTGGAAGTGGATTCCGCCTTCAACACCTATCGACGCGCGGGTCTGCCCCCGGGCCCCATCGGCAGCCCCGGCCCGGCGGCCCTGCGGGCTGTCCTGGAGCCGGCGTCCGGCTTCGACGCCCTGTTCTTCGTCGCGGACGGTTCCGGGGGGCACGTTTTCTCGCGGACCCTGGAGGAGCACCGCGAGGCGGTCCGCCGGTACCGGAGCCTGCGCGCCCCCCGCCAGAGGCGTTGA
- the ruvX gene encoding Holliday junction resolvase RuvX, with translation MAVVLGLDYGSRRIGLALSDPTGTIASAAGCHRTPDDGSILERIRDLVRERAVVAIVVGLPLTADGREGEMAAAARRFAGRLDAEFGLPVHLVDERFSSQEADAWLRAASRRAGGRRAKSARSRGERDEIAAELILQQYLDARGRSGGGGDA, from the coding sequence ATGGCCGTCGTGCTCGGTCTCGACTATGGCTCGCGCCGTATCGGCCTGGCGCTGAGCGATCCCACCGGCACGATCGCCTCTGCCGCCGGCTGCCACCGCACGCCGGACGACGGATCCATCCTGGAACGCATTCGCGACCTCGTTCGGGAACGGGCGGTCGTGGCCATCGTGGTCGGCCTGCCCCTGACCGCCGACGGGCGCGAGGGCGAAATGGCCGCGGCGGCCCGCCGTTTCGCCGGGCGCCTCGACGCCGAATTCGGCCTGCCCGTGCACCTGGTGGATGAGCGGTTCAGCTCGCAGGAAGCCGACGCCTGGCTGCGCGCCGCGTCGCGTCGCGCCGGCGGCCGCCGCGCCAAATCCGCGCGGTCCAGGGGTGAGCGCGACGAGATCGCCGCGGAGTTGATCCTCCAGCAGTACCTCGACGCCCGGGGGCGCTCCGGCGGGGGAGGCGACGCGTGA
- a CDS encoding ATP-binding protein: protein MTSQDGAMKDPGERSQRIELKIPSQLLYLGVPDAILMELAGDLPCDQKDIDEISTSVIEACTNAMEHGNGMDEQRQVEIHFDIAKDEIAITVLDHGPGFDHKGWIPPEDLLRERGRGITIMREFTDELDFDFAADGRFRVCLRKHLQRRE, encoded by the coding sequence ATGACCAGCCAGGACGGAGCGATGAAGGATCCCGGAGAACGCAGCCAGCGCATCGAACTCAAGATCCCCAGCCAGCTGCTCTACCTGGGCGTGCCTGACGCCATCCTCATGGAACTCGCCGGAGACCTGCCCTGCGATCAGAAGGACATCGACGAGATCAGCACGTCCGTCATCGAGGCCTGCACCAACGCCATGGAACACGGCAACGGCATGGACGAGCAGCGCCAGGTGGAGATCCACTTCGACATCGCGAAGGACGAGATCGCCATCACCGTCCTTGATCACGGCCCCGGCTTCGACCACAAGGGCTGGATTCCTCCCGAGGACCTGCTGCGCGAGCGGGGACGCGGCATCACCATCATGCGCGAGTTCACCGACGAGCTGGACTTCGATTTTGCCGCCGACGGGCGGTTCCGCGTGTGTCTCCGCAAGCATCTCCAGCGTCGGGAATAG
- a CDS encoding STAS domain-containing protein has translation MKIKERIRDGVVILELSGKLMGGPDAATFNDTLKTLLHEGYRNMLVDLSRINWVNSTGLGILISGYSTVKKGGGDLKLLNVSDRIESIFMVSKLHTVFVSFSDEEEGIRSFA, from the coding sequence TTGAAGATCAAGGAACGCATTCGCGATGGGGTCGTGATCCTCGAGTTGAGCGGCAAGCTCATGGGAGGACCCGATGCGGCGACGTTCAACGACACGCTCAAGACGCTCCTGCACGAGGGCTACAGGAACATGCTCGTGGACCTCTCCCGCATCAACTGGGTCAACAGCACGGGCCTTGGCATACTCATCTCCGGTTATTCCACCGTCAAGAAGGGTGGCGGCGACCTGAAACTCCTGAACGTATCCGATCGTATCGAGAGCATCTTCATGGTCTCCAAGCTGCATACCGTCTTCGTCTCCTTCAGCGATGAAGAAGAAGGGATCAGGAGCTTCGCATGA
- a CDS encoding RluA family pseudouridine synthase yields MTPEPDHAARTFRVDDADEGLRLDHFLTARCPDLSRSQVQKAIDSSGALVAGKAQPSRYRLRAGQRVDFTPPPPPPTSAEPEDIRLDVVHQDDEIMVIDKPAGLVVHPAPGHRTGTLVNALLHRFEDLPGGDRLRAGLVHRLDKDTSGLLVVALTEASLRDLQSQLQDRTLGRTYETLSWGRWAEDAGTLTGALGRHPTQRQRMAVLAAGGKPAVTRYEVREDFGFVQRCEVWLETGRTHQIRVHFAHHHHPVVGDTTYGDDARAKGVHPLDRRTADALVAAAGRQMLHASELRLRHPRSGEEMSFAAPPPDDFRRALDILHDAAPAP; encoded by the coding sequence ATGACGCCTGAACCGGATCACGCCGCGCGCACGTTCCGGGTCGACGATGCGGATGAAGGACTCCGCCTCGACCATTTCCTGACCGCGCGTTGCCCGGACCTGTCCCGCAGCCAGGTGCAGAAGGCGATCGATTCCTCGGGTGCCCTCGTCGCCGGCAAGGCGCAGCCGAGCCGATACCGGCTGCGCGCCGGGCAACGGGTCGATTTCACGCCGCCGCCCCCGCCGCCCACCTCCGCGGAGCCCGAGGACATCCGCCTGGACGTGGTCCACCAGGACGACGAGATCATGGTGATCGACAAGCCCGCGGGCCTGGTGGTCCATCCGGCCCCCGGGCATCGCACCGGCACGCTGGTCAACGCCCTGCTGCACCGGTTCGAGGACCTGCCCGGCGGGGACCGGCTCCGCGCCGGCCTCGTGCACCGTCTGGACAAGGACACCTCGGGGCTGCTGGTGGTGGCCCTGACCGAGGCGTCCCTGCGCGATCTGCAGTCCCAGCTCCAGGACCGGACCCTGGGCCGCACCTACGAGACGTTGAGCTGGGGGCGCTGGGCCGAGGACGCGGGGACCCTGACCGGAGCCCTGGGGCGCCACCCCACGCAGCGCCAGCGCATGGCCGTCCTGGCAGCGGGCGGCAAGCCGGCCGTCACGCGCTACGAGGTGAGGGAGGATTTCGGCTTCGTGCAGCGCTGCGAGGTTTGGCTGGAGACGGGCCGCACCCATCAGATTCGCGTGCACTTCGCCCATCATCATCATCCCGTGGTCGGTGACACGACCTACGGCGACGACGCCCGCGCCAAGGGCGTCCACCCCCTGGACCGGCGCACGGCGGATGCCCTGGTCGCAGCCGCCGGCCGGCAGATGCTCCACGCCAGCGAGCTGCGGCTCAGGCATCCCCGCAGCGGCGAGGAGATGTCGTTCGCGGCGCCGCCGCCGGACGATTTCCGGCGCGCCCTGGACATCCTGCACGACGCGGCGCCGGCGCCCTGA
- the lspA gene encoding signal peptidase II, whose product MPWLWAPVVLLVDFAAKRMVLAHADRLLQHLDVIGGYARFTYVRNPGAAMGLVIGGRPLLIAVSVVAALALVLLYRHTSSLLRIRRCAVSAILGGALGNLVDRIFYDGLVVDFIDLGVGTHRFYTFNVADMGVTLGGLVLFLSLWREGRGEKTTASGDRHDLEAVPSATAAGDDA is encoded by the coding sequence ATTCCCTGGTTGTGGGCTCCCGTGGTGCTGCTGGTCGATTTCGCGGCCAAGCGGATGGTCCTGGCGCATGCGGACCGGCTCCTGCAGCACCTCGACGTCATCGGCGGATACGCGCGTTTCACCTACGTGAGGAATCCCGGAGCCGCCATGGGGCTGGTGATCGGCGGCCGGCCGCTGCTGATCGCCGTCAGCGTCGTGGCCGCCCTGGCGCTCGTCCTGCTCTACCGGCACACGTCCTCACTGCTGAGGATCCGCAGGTGCGCGGTGTCCGCCATCCTCGGCGGCGCCCTCGGCAATCTCGTCGATCGGATCTTCTACGATGGCCTCGTGGTGGACTTCATCGATCTCGGCGTCGGCACCCACCGCTTCTACACCTTCAACGTGGCCGACATGGGCGTGACCCTGGGCGGGCTGGTCCTGTTCCTGAGCCTGTGGCGGGAAGGGCGCGGTGAGAAGACGACGGCGTCAGGCGATCGTCACGATCTCGAGGCTGTCCCCTCCGCCACGGCGGCCGGCGATGACGCCTGA
- a CDS encoding TraR/DksA family transcriptional regulator — MRKTELERFRDLIASEKERIEKSLAKHTKTIHHEGEDFGGDLAKAHSNHMADQGSDEFLYETTIHFATTEGRYLYQLDQAMQRIEDGTYGKCAGCDKQIGLARLRAKLDARLCIECKELEERDRY, encoded by the coding sequence ATGCGCAAGACCGAACTCGAACGCTTTCGCGATCTGATCGCATCCGAGAAGGAGCGCATAGAAAAGTCGCTGGCCAAGCACACCAAGACCATCCACCACGAAGGGGAGGACTTCGGCGGTGATCTCGCCAAGGCCCACTCGAATCACATGGCCGACCAGGGCAGCGACGAGTTCCTCTACGAGACCACGATCCATTTCGCGACCACCGAGGGGCGCTACCTGTACCAGCTCGACCAGGCGATGCAACGCATCGAGGACGGCACCTACGGCAAGTGCGCCGGCTGCGACAAGCAGATCGGACTGGCGCGCCTCAGGGCCAAGCTGGACGCCCGCCTCTGCATCGAGTGCAAGGAGCTCGAGGAGAGGGACCGCTATTGA
- the ileS gene encoding isoleucine--tRNA ligase, producing MDKTRDKATERYGALARKFHDAESERLIGEFWRAHDTFRRSISEREGGPDWVFYEGPPTANGLPGVHHVMARLTKDIACRYKTMTGHRVVRKAGWDTHGLPVERSVEKQLGIQGRVAIEEYGLVPFNETCRESVWSCKSDWDEFTERLGYWLDLDDPYITYDNAYIESVWWILSRFDAGGKLYRGHKVVPYCPVCGTPISTHEMANSYQTVDEPSIYVKLKAADADEHFLTWTTTPWTLPSNVALVVGEDFDYVRVRHGDDILILAEARLGVLDPQVPTEILDRFKGRDLLGRAYQQLFPFMSPAAGENAFVVVPADFVTLDSGSGIVHMAPAFGEDDYQVGRRENLAFFNPVDAAGAFVGEIAPYAGRPVKSADRQIIRDLRDQGKLLREEVYTHDYPFHDRCGNPLIYYATPSWFIRTSAMRDQLVAANREIRWAPPEVGSGRFGNWLAGNVDWSLSRNRFWGTPLNVWICDRCDATHLPTCRADLSALTGKDLSELDLHRPHVDDVTFGCTAAGCAGTMRRTPEVIDCWFDSGAMPYAQYHYPFGDRDLFESQFPADFISEGIDQTRGWFYTMLVISTFLSGCSSYKSCLTLELVLDKHGKKMSKSLGNTVDPMAILREYGADPLRWYMLTASPVWSPTRFDLDGVKEAQRKLLATLENVYSFFALYANLDDWPPADGPTAAETMLDRWVLSRLHSVTGEARQQFEDLNFTRAAKAIGAFVMDDVSNWYVRLSRRRFWKGEMTADKQAAFATLHAVLDGAARLLAPVIPFTAEEIYRGLHGGGDVSVHLTAYPSRDDARVDDDLETAMGAAQQAVGVGRSLRQEAQLRTRQPLARLLLHSDDDRAAVLVGDERFSAILAEELNVKEVALLDDPLRVVALAAKPNFRALGPRFGKRAKEAAGAIAAMMPEQALALRRHGEVTLELAGAPTAFTHEEVLIVEQGLGTYAAGSADGLTVALETTLTPELREEGLCREVINKVQNLRKQSGFAVADRIVLRVDGDGDVLRALERHGKRVTGETLAVFSRDDTDLPYADSFTVDGVSVSIAIDRRVRD from the coding sequence ATGGATAAGACTCGCGACAAAGCGACCGAACGCTACGGTGCACTGGCGCGGAAGTTCCACGACGCCGAGTCGGAACGCCTGATCGGCGAGTTCTGGCGTGCCCACGATACCTTCCGCCGGAGCATTTCCGAGCGCGAGGGCGGGCCGGACTGGGTCTTCTACGAGGGCCCGCCCACGGCCAACGGGCTGCCCGGCGTGCACCACGTCATGGCGCGCCTGACCAAGGATATCGCCTGCCGTTACAAGACCATGACCGGACACAGGGTGGTGCGCAAGGCCGGCTGGGACACGCACGGCCTGCCGGTCGAACGCTCGGTCGAGAAGCAACTGGGCATCCAGGGGCGCGTGGCCATCGAGGAATACGGGCTCGTGCCCTTCAACGAGACGTGCCGCGAGAGCGTCTGGAGCTGCAAGTCCGACTGGGACGAGTTCACCGAGCGTCTGGGCTACTGGTTGGATCTGGACGACCCGTACATCACGTACGACAACGCGTACATCGAGTCTGTCTGGTGGATCCTGAGCCGCTTCGACGCCGGGGGCAAGCTGTACCGCGGCCACAAGGTGGTGCCCTACTGTCCCGTCTGCGGCACGCCGATTTCCACCCACGAGATGGCCAACAGCTACCAGACGGTCGATGAGCCCAGCATCTACGTGAAGCTGAAGGCCGCCGACGCGGACGAACATTTCCTGACCTGGACCACCACGCCCTGGACCCTGCCGTCGAACGTGGCCCTGGTCGTGGGCGAGGACTTCGACTACGTGCGCGTCCGCCACGGGGACGACATCCTGATCCTCGCCGAGGCCCGGCTGGGCGTGCTCGATCCCCAGGTCCCGACCGAGATCCTCGACAGGTTCAAGGGACGCGACCTGCTCGGGCGCGCGTACCAGCAGCTGTTCCCGTTCATGTCCCCGGCGGCGGGCGAGAACGCCTTCGTCGTGGTGCCGGCGGACTTCGTCACCCTGGACAGCGGCTCGGGCATCGTGCACATGGCGCCCGCCTTCGGCGAGGACGACTACCAGGTGGGCCGGCGCGAGAACCTGGCCTTCTTCAATCCCGTCGACGCCGCCGGCGCCTTCGTCGGGGAGATCGCCCCCTACGCCGGGCGACCGGTCAAGAGCGCCGACCGGCAGATCATCCGCGACCTGCGCGACCAGGGCAAGCTCCTGCGCGAGGAGGTCTACACCCACGACTATCCCTTCCACGACCGTTGCGGCAATCCGCTGATCTACTACGCCACGCCGTCCTGGTTCATCCGCACCAGCGCGATGCGCGACCAGCTCGTCGCCGCCAACCGGGAGATCCGCTGGGCGCCGCCGGAAGTGGGCAGCGGACGCTTCGGCAACTGGCTCGCGGGCAACGTGGACTGGTCGCTGAGCCGCAACCGGTTCTGGGGGACGCCGCTCAACGTCTGGATCTGCGACCGCTGCGACGCGACGCACCTGCCCACCTGCCGCGCGGACCTCTCGGCGCTGACGGGAAAGGACCTCTCGGAACTGGATCTGCACCGTCCCCACGTGGACGATGTCACCTTCGGTTGCACCGCCGCGGGCTGCGCCGGGACCATGCGCCGCACGCCCGAGGTCATCGATTGCTGGTTCGACAGCGGCGCGATGCCCTACGCCCAGTACCATTATCCGTTCGGCGACCGGGATCTCTTCGAGAGCCAGTTCCCGGCCGATTTCATCAGCGAGGGCATCGACCAGACCCGCGGCTGGTTCTACACGATGCTGGTCATCAGCACCTTCCTCTCGGGGTGCAGCAGCTACAAGAGCTGTCTCACGCTGGAGCTCGTCCTGGACAAGCACGGCAAGAAGATGTCCAAGAGCCTGGGCAACACCGTCGACCCCATGGCGATCCTGAGGGAGTACGGCGCCGACCCGCTCCGCTGGTACATGCTGACCGCCTCGCCCGTCTGGAGCCCCACGCGGTTCGACCTCGACGGTGTCAAGGAGGCCCAGCGCAAGCTGCTGGCGACGCTGGAGAACGTCTACAGTTTCTTCGCCCTCTACGCGAACCTTGACGACTGGCCCCCCGCCGACGGTCCGACCGCCGCGGAGACGATGCTCGACCGCTGGGTGTTGAGCCGGCTGCACAGCGTCACGGGCGAAGCGCGCCAGCAGTTCGAGGATCTGAACTTCACGCGCGCGGCCAAGGCGATCGGCGCGTTCGTCATGGACGACGTCAGCAACTGGTACGTGCGGCTCTCGCGCCGGCGCTTCTGGAAGGGCGAGATGACGGCGGACAAGCAGGCCGCCTTCGCGACCCTGCATGCGGTGCTCGACGGCGCCGCGCGACTGCTGGCGCCGGTGATTCCCTTCACCGCCGAGGAGATCTACCGCGGCCTGCACGGCGGCGGCGACGTGTCCGTGCACCTGACGGCGTACCCGTCCCGCGACGACGCGCGCGTGGACGACGATCTCGAGACCGCCATGGGCGCGGCGCAGCAGGCGGTGGGCGTGGGCCGCTCGCTGCGGCAGGAGGCGCAGCTGCGCACGCGGCAACCCCTGGCCAGGCTGCTGCTGCACTCCGACGACGACCGGGCCGCCGTCCTGGTAGGCGACGAGCGCTTCAGCGCCATCCTGGCCGAGGAGTTGAACGTCAAGGAGGTGGCGCTCCTGGACGACCCGCTGCGGGTGGTCGCCCTTGCCGCCAAGCCGAACTTCAGGGCCCTGGGGCCGCGTTTCGGCAAGCGCGCCAAGGAGGCGGCAGGGGCCATCGCGGCCATGATGCCCGAGCAGGCCCTGGCGCTGCGCCGCCACGGCGAGGTCACCCTCGAGCTCGCGGGCGCGCCTACGGCGTTCACCCACGAGGAGGTGTTGATCGTCGAGCAGGGACTCGGCACGTACGCCGCCGGTTCGGCGGACGGCCTGACCGTGGCGCTGGAGACCACGCTCACCCCGGAGCTGCGCGAAGAGGGGCTGTGCCGCGAGGTCATCAACAAGGTGCAGAACCTGCGCAAGCAGAGCGGGTTTGCGGTTGCCGACAGGATTGTGTTGCGTGTCGACGGCGACGGAGACGTCCTGAGAGCTCTCGAACGCCACGGGAAACGCGTGACGGGCGAGACCCTGGCCGTTTTCAGCCGTGACGATACGGACCTGCCTTACGCGGACAGCTTCACGGTGGACGGTGTGTCGGTGTCCATTGCCATAGACCGGCGAGTCCGGGATTAA
- a CDS encoding purine-nucleoside phosphorylase — protein sequence MAPCGGSRVSDTWTQIEEAATWMRGQCDLRPEIGLILGTGLGDLAAKIDTDCAVPYGDIPHFVDSTVQSHTGRFVFGTLGGRRVVAMQGRVHYYEGHGMRRITLPVRVMRALGAHTLVMSNAVGGMNPQLSPGDMTVITDHINLMGDNPLIGRNDDRLGVRFPDMSEPYDLSLVALAEATALELGLPLKRAVYVAVAGPNLETAAEYRFLRAIGADTVGMSIVPECLAAVHGGMRVLGLSAVTDACFPDTLQPADVDEIIRVAQRIEPKLCKLVTEVLRRMPEPGGAVAHEAGDG from the coding sequence ATGGCCCCGTGTGGAGGTTCACGAGTGAGCGATACCTGGACACAGATCGAGGAAGCGGCGACCTGGATGCGCGGGCAATGTGATCTGCGACCCGAGATCGGGCTGATCCTGGGCACCGGTCTGGGTGATCTCGCCGCGAAGATCGACACGGATTGCGCCGTGCCCTACGGGGATATCCCGCACTTCGTCGACTCCACCGTGCAGAGCCACACCGGCCGCTTCGTCTTCGGCACCCTCGGCGGCCGGCGTGTGGTTGCCATGCAGGGGCGCGTCCACTACTACGAGGGCCACGGCATGCGTCGGATCACGCTGCCGGTGCGCGTCATGCGCGCCCTCGGCGCGCACACCCTGGTCATGTCCAACGCTGTCGGCGGCATGAACCCCCAGCTGAGCCCCGGCGACATGACGGTGATCACCGACCACATCAACCTGATGGGCGACAATCCGTTGATCGGCCGCAACGACGACCGTCTCGGCGTCCGCTTCCCGGACATGAGCGAACCCTACGACCTCTCGCTGGTGGCGCTTGCCGAGGCCACCGCGCTCGAACTGGGGCTGCCGCTGAAGCGGGCGGTCTACGTCGCCGTCGCCGGTCCCAATCTCGAGACCGCGGCCGAGTACCGTTTCCTGCGCGCGATCGGCGCCGACACGGTCGGCATGTCCATCGTGCCGGAATGCCTGGCGGCAGTGCACGGCGGCATGCGCGTGCTGGGCTTGTCGGCGGTCACCGACGCCTGTTTCCCCGACACGTTGCAGCCGGCCGACGTGGACGAGATCATCAGGGTGGCCCAGAGGATCGAGCCCAAGCTCTGCAAGCTGGTCACGGAAGTGCTGCGCAGGATGCCGGAGCCAGGCGGCGCCGTCGCCCACGAGGCGGGCGATGGATAA
- a CDS encoding YggT family protein, whose amino-acid sequence MAVRMLLSICQVYSWLIIARVIISWLNPRPGNSYLVMICRLTDPLLDLLRPLIPLRGIDLSPILALLLVRLLCTMLARLVI is encoded by the coding sequence GTGGCGGTACGCATGCTGCTGTCCATCTGCCAGGTGTATAGCTGGTTGATCATCGCGCGCGTGATCATCAGTTGGCTCAACCCCCGGCCCGGCAATTCCTACCTGGTCATGATCTGCAGGCTGACCGATCCGTTGCTCGATCTGCTGCGGCCCCTGATTCCGCTGCGCGGCATAGACCTGTCGCCGATTCTCGCCCTGTTGCTGGTCAGACTGCTCTGTACGATGCTGGCCAGATTGGTGATCTGA